The region ggaaagaataaaagaaaagataATTTAGATGATACTGGGACTAATGTAAGTGAATTGAGTTTGGATGATGAGGAAGAGGATGAAGAAGAGGAAGACGATGAAGAGGAAGAAGAAGAGGAGAGTGAAGAGGAGGATGATAGTGGAaatgatgatgaagaaGGGAAGGAAGATAATGAATTAACTTTAAAGAaaggaagaaaaaataaaaaatatgaaactCATTtgagtttaaaaaatatgaataaagaTTCTaaatttggaaaaaataaagaatccGATGAATATGAAATTGATACTAATAGTATAGATCCACATTGGCTTCaaagaaaattaaatacaatatttaGCGAAGCTAGTTTATGtattgaaaaagaaaaagaagtattagatatattaaaaatatatgatatacaAGAATGTGAGAATAAGTTAGTAAACATATTGATGTATGAAAACTTTTCAATGGTTAAATTGTTTATGAAAAATCgatggaaaatatattattgtacATTACTTGGTCAGGCTCAAagtgaaaaagaaaaaaataaaataattgaaaatatgaaaaaaacagaaGAAGGAGAAGAAATATTAGAAGAACTATCAAACtttagaaatataaaaagaaataaacaaagtgaatttacaaaaaatttaagaaaAGAAGCAGACAATTTAATAAGTATGAAAATGAAGGAAACAAGTAAGTATGGTCATAGAGATGGATTGGGAAATGGAAAACAGTTTATACATGATGAAGAGGGTGCAGAAAGTGGAGAAGAAGAAGAGGAAGATGAGGATGGGGATGAAGAAGaggataatgaaaatgtagaaggaataaaaataaatgtaaagatgaataataaaggaaagataaaaattagAGATGGTGAATTAAAAGCGAAATATATagatttagaaaaattaaatttaaaaataaaaaataacgattttttaaataaagaaataatattaccAGATGGAAGTAAAagaattgaaaaaaaagaatatgatgaaataataatatctcCAAATACTAATGATAAAAAgggtaataaaaataatgtacgaagtggaaaatataattattatacaaataaagatgaaataaaattaattgatATAAATGAGATACCTGAATGGGCTCGtgaaacatttttttgtgttaaTGTTAAGAAATTAAATGCAATCCAATCAGCAGTATATGATATAGCTTTTAATCGATTTGAAGagaatttattaatttgtgCACCTACTGGTTCAggtaaaacaaatattgcattattatgtatgttaaatgttattaataattatcgATTATCAAGTGGGAATATAGAAAggaataattttaaaatagtttATATATCACCTATGAAGGCATTAGTAAATGAACAAGTACAATCCTTTAGTTTACGATTGAAATCGTTGAATTTAAAAGTTTGTGAATTGACAGGAGATGTACATTTAAGTAGTAGAGAAATTGATGATCATCAGGTTATTGTTATGACTCCAGAAAAGTTTGAAGTAATCAGTAGAAAATGGAATGATAAGATCatgttacaaaaaataaaattaataatttttgatgaaattcatttattaaatgaagCAAGAGGTCATGTTTTAGAAAGTATAATTACTAGGGTAAATAGATATGTTGATAATAATGCATCTAGTATTAGtgatgttaataaaaataatggaatACGGTTAGTAGGTTTATCTGCTACCCTTCCTAATTATGAAGATGtaggaatatttttaagagCAGATCCTAAAGAaggtattttttattttgattattcTTTCCGACCAGTACAATTGGAGCAATATTATATCggattaaaagaaaaaaaaggaataaagaaatacaaTCTTATGAATGAGATAACTTATGAAAAAGTTTTGGAAGAAGCTGGTAAAAATCAGATGCTAATTTTTGTTCATAGTAGAAAAGAAACTTATAGAActgcaaaaatattaattgataaatttgtaaaaaatgataatttaaatttatttttgatggATAAGAAGATATCTagtgaaatattattatctgaAAAGGAGGCTATAGTAAATgaagaattaaaagaatTGTTACCTTTAGGTTTTGGTATACATCATGCAGGTTTAAAAAGAACAGATCGTAAATTGGTTGAAGATTTATTTTCTGATCGGCATTTACAAGTATTAGTATGTACAAGTACGTTAGCATGGGGTGTGAACTTACCTGCACATACGGTTATAATAAAAGGTAcaactatatataatataaatataggtAATTTTGATGAGCTATCATTTATGGATGTTTTACAAATGATTGGTAGATCAGGTAGACCTCAATATGATAAAACAGGAAAAGCTATAATAATTACGgatcataaaaatttacaattaTATCTTTCATTAAACAATGAACAGATGTATATTGAATCTACGTTAatgcaaaatataataaatataataaatgctgaaatagttttaaaaaatatccaAGACTTTAAAGATGCAATAAATTGGTTTAAGTACACTTACATGTACATACGTATGATGAAGAATCCAAATCATTATGGGATAGgagatgataaaaataaacttataaaaaatgtgaataATCGAATTAAcgatataatatattcatcatttttaactTTAGAAAAGTATGACttagtaaaatataataaaaagttaaaaaatgtaaatagcACATATATAGGTAAGATCAGCagcttttattatatagatTATAAATCTATggatatgtataataagaagttaaataaatatacaagtgaaattgaattattaaaaatatttgctATGAGTgaagaatttaaaaatatatttattcgaAATGAAGAGAAAACTGAATTATCAATTTTGATGGAAAAGCTGCCGATACCTGTTAAAGAATcaattaatatttcttttaccaaaataagtatattattacaattatATCTTTCGAATATAACATTAAatggatatataataaatgcaGATTTGGTGTATATTCATCAAAATGCTTTACGTATATTTCGCTccttttttgaaatatcaTTAAAGAAAggattttataatttaatatacttatgtttaaaattttgtaaaatgaTAGAGCATCGAATGTGGAGTAGTATGACACCATTAAGACAGTTTGGATTGTTAAGTAaagatttaataaaaataattgaaaaaaaaaatataagttttaaaaattatttaactatggatttaaatgaatatataacagtatttaaaaataaaaagatagcaaaaaatatatataaattagttCATCATTTTCCTAATATTGAATTAAgtgcatatatacaacCAATTGATCATAAGATGGTTAAGGTTGAATTAAATGTAACTCctgattttatttataatccTAAATATCATGGATATACGATGTTATTTTGGGTATTCGTTTTTGATATtgcaaatgaaaatatattacattatGATGTATTTACTTTAAGAAAAGGATTTGAAACAGATACGATGTTAGATGGTATAGCTGGTGGAAACtctaatttaaataaaaaaaataattgtgaTAGCTTTGATGAGCAGTTAGTACGCTTTTATCTACCAGTAAATGATAGcccattttatataataaaagttaTTTCCGACAAATGGCTAGAATGTGAATGTACagttaatataaatttatgtgatatttatttacctCCAAAACAAGGGTACTCTACTCAGCTATTGGATCTTCAAGCTTTGCCAATCAGTTCCTTAAAATTTGATAGTGGAAAGCGAATATTTATGGATAGAAATATAGAAAGTTTAAACCCAGTAAGTACACAAGTATTTACAtctttatatgaaaataatggaaaCGTATTAGTATGTTGTTCAAATTGGAAATATTATCTAATATCTGCTGAGTTAGCAATATTTCGtatagtaaaatattttgaagaaTTACATAACTATGTAaggtattatataaaaggtGAAAGTAATTTAACGAAAATTATGAATGATAAGAAGCTGGGtaatattctttataatGATCATTTaagtttaataaaaatcgtTTATATAGCACCTTTAGAAGAAAtagttttaaaaacatataaaaattggatACCAATAAAAAAGACATTAGATTTAAAGATGTGTATATTAAGTGGTGATGTAGGAATAGATATGAAACTATTTCAAACGaatcatattatattaacaacaccagataaatatgataatatatctaAAAAATGGCGAAGGAAAAAGATGTTTCAAAATGTGAATCTCTATATTTATGATCATATAGAATTgttaaatacaaattatgGTGCTATTATGGAAGTTTTAATAAGTAGAGTACGATATATATCAATACAATTACAGATAAGtaacaaaaatgaaactagcaaaaataatgatgaatcGATAACTCAAAGCGATTTAGATCTTGTgaaagaatatatacaaaatgagAATAATAAGAGTAGTAAGaattctaaaaaaaataataacgaAGTAGCAACACATTTAAATAAGTTAcgtaatttaaaaatggaagatatatatgaatatataggAATAAATAGGATAGTATGTTTATCCAGTTGTTCATTACAAAATTCGAAAGATGTGTCTGAATGGATAggatgtaaaaaaaatgattattataattttatatcaaCCATTCGAACAATACcaattgaaatatatttatttgcagtaaatattatgaatacgaaaaatagatatatatcaaTGCAACGTCAggtttatcaaaatataaaaaagtttaataaaaacaaaaagaatgttataatttttgttacAGAACAGAAGGTATGTAAAACATTAGCACTcgatttaattttatcagCATGTAATGATGattttacttttaattCAGCTGTTAGTGATCATATGAAAGATAAGAGTggagaaaatgaaaatattttggatCATATTAGCGATAATATTTTAGTGCAATGCTTAAAAAAAGGGGtaggatatatatataataatatgttagatatagaaaagaaaatcgttgaaaatttatttgataaaaaaggaattgaaatattaataatatgttatgattatttatatagtttaaatgtatatggaaataatataataatattagatacaataataacacattataataatacagaAGAAGATTATTCAATTCAATCGATTTTAGAAATGATTAGTTTTGCAGGAAGGGAAAAAGAAGATGATAAatcatttgtttatatatatacatatataacaaaaaaggaatattataaaaattttatatatgaaccAATAACAATTGAATCGAATATTGAAGAGTATTTGCCAaacttattaaataatgaaatagtTATGAATACAATTGAAAATTATCAAGATTCCATTGATTTATTAACATGgtcgtttttttatagacgtataaaaaagaatccTAATTATTATGGATTAAAAGGTGTTAGTACTGAACATATATCTGATTATTTATCTGAattaattgaaaataatattgaacTTTTATCTATTGCTAACTGTGTTACTGTATCTAATGAAGAAGGGGATGAAGAAGGGGATGCATCTTCGGgtgttttattaaaaccATCTAACCTTGGAattatatcatcattttataatttagattatcatataatatacttttttaatcAATATATTAGTTCAATAAAgggattaaaaaaaaaaaaaattttagaaaTTATTTGTCTTGCCAATCTATTCAgtgatataataaagatacAGAGTCATGACATATTCCTTTGTTTAAAGATAGCTAAATCTTGTAATATACAAGTGACATATGAATTTTTGAAATTGTCACTAGACAGTaaaagtttttttaaagaagaTGATGAGGAAGAACATaatgaacaaaatgataatCAAATAATTAACTTAACGAATTTTGTAACTAATCCATCTTATTTTACTCCCAATTTAAAAGCTCTAATATTGCTACATGCACATATAAATCGATTTTCTATACCTGTGAATTATATTgatgaaacaaaaaatgttttattaaagtcattaa is a window of Plasmodium chabaudi chabaudi strain AS genome assembly, chromosome: 5 DNA encoding:
- a CDS encoding pre-mRNA-splicing helicase BRR2, putative, with translation MAEEYEKFKRFEYRMNSNLVLQREGPAPNQNEPTGESESLVGKIKYKMGDKVEYNKPVDSRRGKDKNDRSNKKRLDDDNEIYFEKKVKRLKNNSYINNVKEKSVLNINIDDIFLYKPSTKYTEDIFSKIMNIVRNIIGDNTGDIINSACNDVISILKNDDIQNNDTKKREIEDVLEISISDNDFIELNNLAKEIYDFDKKEEDNEIGDDEGVAVIFDEADDYFNYKNGKNKRKDNLDDTGTNVSELSLDDEEEDEEEEDDEEEEEEESEEEDDSGNDDEEGKEDNELTLKKGRKNKKYETHLSLKNMNKDSKFGKNKESDEYEIDTNSIDPHWLQRKLNTIFSEASLCIEKEKEVLDILKIYDIQECENKLVNILMYENFSMVKLFMKNRWKIYYCTLLGQAQSEKEKNKIIENMKKTEEGEEILEELSNFRNIKRNKQSEFTKNLRKEADNLISMKMKETSKYGHRDGLGNGKQFIHDEEGAESGEEEEEDEDGDEEEDNENVEGIKINVKMNNKGKIKIRDGELKAKYIDLEKLNLKIKNNDFLNKEIILPDGSKRIEKKEYDEIIISPNTNDKKGNKNNVRSGKYNYYTNKDEIKLIDINEIPEWARETFFCVNVKKLNAIQSAVYDIAFNRFEENLLICAPTGSGKTNIALLCMLNVINNYRLSSGNIERNNFKIVYISPMKALVNEQVQSFSLRLKSLNLKVCELTGDVHLSSREIDDHQVIVMTPEKFEVISRKWNDKIMLQKIKLIIFDEIHLLNEARGHVLESIITRVNRYVDNNASSISDVNKNNGIRLVGLSATLPNYEDVGIFLRADPKEGIFYFDYSFRPVQLEQYYIGLKEKKGIKKYNLMNEITYEKVLEEAGKNQMLIFVHSRKETYRTAKILIDKFVKNDNLNLFLMDKKISSEILLSEKEAIVNEELKELLPLGFGIHHAGLKRTDRKLVEDLFSDRHLQVLVCTSTLAWGVNLPAHTVIIKGTTIYNINIGNFDELSFMDVLQMIGRSGRPQYDKTGKAIIITDHKNLQLYLSLNNEQMYIESTLMQNIINIINAEIVLKNIQDFKDAINWFKYTYMYIRMMKNPNHYGIGDDKNKLIKNVNNRINDIIYSSFLTLEKYDLVKYNKKLKNVNSTYIGKISSFYYIDYKSMDMYNKKLNKYTSEIELLKIFAMSEEFKNIFIRNEEKTELSILMEKLPIPVKESINISFTKISILLQLYLSNITLNGYIINADLVYIHQNALRIFRSFFEISLKKGFYNLIYLCLKFCKMIEHRMWSSMTPLRQFGLLSKDLIKIIEKKNISFKNYLTMDLNEYITVFKNKKIAKNIYKLVHHFPNIELSAYIQPIDHKMVKVELNVTPDFIYNPKYHGYTMLFWVFVFDIANENILHYDVFTLRKGFETDTMLDGIAGGNSNLNKKNNCDSFDEQLVRFYLPVNDSPFYIIKVISDKWLECECTVNINLCDIYLPPKQGYSTQLLDLQALPISSLKFDSGKRIFMDRNIESLNPVSTQVFTSLYENNGNVLVCCSNWKYYLISAELAIFRIVKYFEELHNYVRYYIKGESNLTKIMNDKKLGNILYNDHLSLIKIVYIAPLEEIVLKTYKNWIPIKKTLDLKMCILSGDVGIDMKLFQTNHIILTTPDKYDNISKKWRRKKMFQNVNLYIYDHIELLNTNYGAIMEVLISRVRYISIQLQISNKNETSKNNDESITQSDLDLVKEYIQNENNKSSKNSKKNNNEVATHLNKLRNLKMEDIYEYIGINRIVCLSSCSLQNSKDVSEWIGCKKNDYYNFISTIRTIPIEIYLFAVNIMNTKNRYISMQRQVYQNIKKFNKNKKNVIIFVTEQKVCKTLALDLILSACNDDFTFNSAVSDHMKDKSGENENILDHISDNILVQCLKKGVGYIYNNMLDIEKKIVENLFDKKGIEILIICYDYLYSLNVYGNNIIILDTIITHYNNTEEDYSIQSILEMISFAGREKEDDKSFVYIYTYITKKEYYKNFIYEPITIESNIEEYLPNLLNNEIVMNTIENYQDSIDLLTWSFFYRRIKKNPNYYGLKGVSTEHISDYLSELIENNIELLSIANCVTVSNEEGDEEGDASSGVLLKPSNLGIISSFYNLDYHIIYFFNQYISSIKGLKKKKILEIICLANLFSDIIKIQSHDIFLCLKIAKSCNIQVTYEFLKLSLDSKSFFKEDDEEEHNEQNDNQIINLTNFVTNPSYFTPNLKALILLHAHINRFSIPVNYIDETKNVLLKSLKLINSLIDVISSNNILNYCLFVMEMSQMITQCFKSTDESNLFQLPYFNEELVQKANQLEIFDIYDLINSEDDIKDDLLNGLSETEKGSIANFCNSFPILEVNYDIDLEKEYKINEIAQLNVNVDRDISDDDPVGYAHSTYLPFEKEESWWFVIGIKKLNLLLSIKKVSLLKQENNVKINFELPDKPGKYDIVMYLVSDSYIGCDQEYEFTMVVDE